The following nucleotide sequence is from Streptomyces sp. NBC_00239.
GCGGTGAGCAGGCCGAGGTCCTCGTACAGCCGGGCGGTCTTGGGGTGGTAGTTGCCGGTGCCGACGTGGGAGTAGCGGCGCAGCGTCTCGCCCTCCTGGCGGACCACCAGGGACAGCTTGCAGTGCGTCTTGAGGCCGACCAGGCCGTAGACGACGTGGCAGCCGGCCTCTTCGAGCTTGCGCGCCCACTTGATGTTGGCCTGCTCGTCGAAGCGGGCCTTGATCTCGACGAGGACGAGGACCTGCTTGCCGGATTCGGCGGCGTCGATGAGGGCGTCCACGATCGGGGAGTCGCCGGAGGTGCGGTACAGCGTCTGCTTGATGGCGAGGACGTCGGGGTCGGCGGCGGCCTGCTCCAGGAAGGCCTGCACGGACGTGGAGAAGCTGTCGTACGGGTGGTGCAGCAGGACGTCGCGCTCGCGCAGGGCCGCGAAGATGTCGGGCGCGGAGGCGGACTCGACCTCGGCGAGGTCGCGGTGGGTGCCGGCGATGAACTTCTGGTACTTGAGCTCGGGCCGGTCCAGGCCCGCTATCCCGAAGAGGCCGGTGAGGTCGAGCGGGCCGGGCAGCGGGTACACCTCGGCGGCGGTGACGTTCAGCTCCTGCACCAGCAGGTCGAGGACGCCCGGGTCGATGGACTCCTCGACCTCCAGGCGGACCGGGGGGCCGAAGCGGCGCCGCATGAGTTCCTTCTCCAGGGCCTGGAGGAGGTTCTCGGCGTCGTCCTCCTCCACTTCCAGGTCCTCGTTGCGGGTGACCCGGAACATGTGGTGGGCGAGCACCTCCATGCCGGGGAACAGCTCTTCGAGGTGCGCGGCGATGACGTCCTCAAGGGGCACGTACCGCTGGGGTGAGGCCTCCAGGAAGCGGTTGAGCAGCGGCGGGACCTTGACCCGGGCGAAGTGGCGGTGGCCGCTGACCGGGTTGCGCACGACGACGGCCAGGTTGAGGGAGAGGCCGGAGATGTACGGGAAGGGGTGCGCGGGGTCCACGGCCAGGGGGGTGAGCACCGGGAAGATCCGGTTGCGGAAGAGGGTGAACAGGCGTGCCTGCTCCTTCTCCGTCAGCTCGGGCCAGCGGATCAGCTCGATGCCCTCCTCGGCGAGGGCCGGGGAGACGTCCTGCTGGTAGCAGGCGGCGTGCCGGGCCATGAGCTCGCGGGAGCGGGTCCAGATCTGGTCGAGCACCTCGCGGGGCTGCAGACCGGAGGCCGAGCGGGTGGCGACGCCGGTCGCGATGCGGCGCTTGAGGCCGGCCACGCGGACCATGAAGAACTCGTCGAGGTTGCTCGCGAAAATCGCGAGGAAGTTAGCCCGTTCGAGGAGTGGGGTGGTCGGGTCCTCGGCGAGTTCGAGGACGCGCTCGTTGAAGGCGAGCCAGCTGCGTTCGCGGTCGAGGAAGCGGCCGCTGGGGAGCTCGCCGTCGGAGCCGTCCTCGTCGTACGCGTCGAGATCGGCGTCGAGGTCGGGTTCCAGGTCGGAAATCCCGGCGGAAACCGAAAGCGGACGGTGCGCGGCTATGGAACCTACGGAGGGCTGGACGTGCTGGACCGGTACCTCGGCGCTGCTCTGCTGGCTCATACCTCCATTCTTCCGCGCACGCGGCAGTACAGGCGCGTCGGAATTTCCGGCCGTCAGCCGTAGTCCTGTGCGCAGGGATGGGTCGGCGGCGGGCTGCATGGCGCGAGCGTGACAAGCGTGTCTGAATGCCCGGTTAATGGCGTGTGGCTTCCAGGGAGCGCCCGGCCCAAGCCGTGACCTTCTTGTGTCCTGGCCGCCGGCGCGGTGCCGGTGGCCAGGAGTTTTGCCGCGTGCGGACGGGGGTGGGGCGGGGGAGGGCCGGGCGGGTCAGGACTCCGTGCGGTACATGAGGTCCACCTCGTGGGTGACGAAGCCGAGGCCCTCGTAGACGGCGAGCGCGGCGGGGTTGTCGGCGTCGACGTAGAGCATCGCGGTGGGCAGGCCGGCGTCGGCCAGATGGCGCAGTCCGACGGCGGTGAGGGCCTTGCCCAGTCCGCCGCCCTGGGCGCCGGGCAGGACGCCGACCACGTACACCTCGCCGAGCTGCTGCTCGGGGTGGACCTTCGTCCAGTGGAAGCCGACCAGCTTGCCGTCGCGCTCGGCGAGGAAGAAGCCCTTGGGGTCGAACCACGGCTGGGCCTTGCGGTCGTCGAGGTCGCGCTGGACGAGTGCGCCCTGCTCGGGGTGGTGGGCGAAGGCGGCGGCGTTCGCGGCGAGCCAGGCCTCGTCGTCGGCGCCGGGCACGAAGGTGCGTACGGTGACCCCGGCCGGCAGCACGGGCTCGGGGAGCGGGGAGCCGCCGGCCAAGGGGCGGCGCAGCTGGCGCAGTTCGCGGAAGAGGGTGAGGCCGAGGACCTGCGCCAGGTGGCGGGCGGCCGATTTGCCCCCGTGTGCCCAGACTCGAAGTCGTTTGCCGGAAGCGGCGAGCAGGGCGGTGCCCAGGGCCCGGCCGTGCCCGCGGCCGCGCATCGCGGGGTGGACGACCAGCTCGGCGGCGGGGGCCTCGACCGGGTCGGTGTCCTCCAGTTGGGCGTAGCCGGCGAGGCGGCCGCGCTCGGTGAGGAGGAAGTGCCGGATGCCCGCGCGCCGCCCGCCATGGAGCTGGAGCCTGCCCTGCTCGGAGACGGCGGTGGTGCCGTCGGTGCGGGCGGCTTCCTCGATGAGGCCGAGGACCGCGTCGGCCTGTTCGTGCGTCAGTTCGTCGAGTTCCTGGATCTGCCGTCCCGGCTCCAGAGCCGCTGCTGCGTCAGTCATGCATCGAGCCTACGGCGAGCTCCCCCGACCTCAGCCGCAACCTCGTCGTAACCCGTTACCCCCTGTTGTGCTACGCGCGTTGACCGTAGGCTTCGCTAGCGATTTTCGGCAAAGAAGATCGTATGAACCTCCCAGTCGTATCGCTGTCCGCAAAGGGGAACGAATGTCAGCGACACCACAACGGCACCGTCGGAACCGGCGGTTGACCTTCGCCGCTCTCGCGGTGACGGCAGGCGCGGGTGCTCTTGTGGCCGCCGCCCTCCCGGCCGGGGCGGTCGTCCCGGCCGGCGGCTCGGACTCCGGCCGCCTGGTCGACGTCCAGCTGCTGTCCCTCAACGACTTCCACGGCACGCTGGAGCCCCCGCAGGGTTCCTCCGGCAACGTGACCGAGCGCCAGGCGGACGGCACCACCAAGGCGATCCCCGCCGGTGGCGCCGAGTACCTCGCCACGAGCCTGCGCAAGGCGCGCGAGGGCCACCCGTACTCGGTGACCGCGGCGGCGGGCGACATGATCGGCGGCAGCCCGATGCTGTCCGGTCTGTTCCACGACGAGCCGAGCATCGAGGCGCTGAACAAGCTGGACCTCGACGTGACGAGCGTGGGCAACCACGAGTTCGACGAGGGGCGCCAGGAGCTGCTGCGCATGCAGTACGGCGGCTGCCACCCCAAGGAGGGCTGCTTCGAGTACGGCAAGACCTTCGAGGGCGCGAAGTTCCCGTACCTCGCGGCGAACGCGGTCGTCGAGAAGACGAAGCGCCCGCTGATGAAACCGTACTGGGTGTGGAAGAAGGACGGCGTCAAGATCGGCTTCATCGGTGTGACCCTCGAGGGCACCCCGGACGTCGTCACCGCCGAGGGCGTCAAGGGCCTGAAGTTCGGCGACGAGGTCGAGACGATCAACAAGTACGCCGCCGAGCTCAACAAGCAGGGCGTCAAGTCGATCGTCGCGCTGATCCACGAGGGCGGCCTGCCGGCCTCGGGCGCGTACAACTACGACTGCGACCTGCCGGGCGCGGGCGCCGGCATCTCGGGCGCCATCGTCGACATCGCCAAGAACGTGGACGCGAAGGTCGACGCGCTGGTCACCGGCCACACGCACCAGGCGTACGCGTGCACCATCCCGGACCCGGCCGGCAACCCGCGCTCCGTCACCTCGGCGGCCTCGCTGGGCCGCCTGTACACGGAATCCACGCTGACCTACGACCGCAAGACCAAGGACATCGTCCGCACCGCGGTCAAGCCGGTGAAGGCCGTCAACCGCGTGGTCACCCGCGACCAGGAGAAGGCCGCGGACATGACCGAGCTGATCGGTCGCTGGAACGAGCTGGCCAAGCCGGTCGCCGACCGCCCGCAGGGCTTCATCGCGGCGGACATCGCGGGCCGCGGCTCGACGGCGTACGAGAAGCCGCTGGGCGACGTCATCGCCGACGCCCAGCTGGAGGCGCTGTCCCCGGCCGACAAGGGCGGGGCCCAGCTGGCCATCATGAACCCGGGCGGGATCCGCTCCGACCTGGCGTACGCCAAGTCGGGCAGCGAGGCGACCGACGGCATCGTGACGTACGGCGAGGCCTTCACGGTCCAGCCGTTCACCAACATGATGAACATCGTGGACCTCACCGGCGCGCAGCTGATCACCGCGCTCCAGCAGCAGGTCAGCGGCCCGGTCAACGGCCCGAGCCCGAAGATCCTCCAGGTCTCGAAGGGCTTCACCTACACCCTCGACCTGACGAAGGCCGGCGCCGACCGGATCGTCGTCGACTCGGTGAAGCTGAACGGCGCGGCCATCGACCCGGCGCGCACCTACCGCGTCGCGATGAACGAGTTCCTCGCGGGCGGCGGTGACGGCTTCACCGTCCTGAAGGAGCACAAGAACAAGCTGGTGGGCGCGTCCGACCTGGACGTCTTCAACGCCTACCTGGGTGCGCACTCGTCCGAGTCCGCCCCGCTCGTGCCCCCGGCCGCGGACCGGATCACGATCATCAAGTAGTACGCAGCGCAACGCACCGCGCTCGCGAGGGGAGGGGCGGCGGGCCATCACGGCCCGCCGCCCCTCCGGCGTCCGCGGGGCGTCGGACGCGGTCGTGTCCGACGGCTTCCAGTTGTGACGTGTGCACGCCATACTCCGTACCGACCAGTAGGGCGGACGAGGGGAAGCCGATGGGCCTGGACCGGCGCACGTTTCTGGTGGGAGCGGCCGCGGCCGCCGTGGGCACCGGACTGGGGGCGGGGCGCGCGGCGGCCGCTCCCGGAGTGCGGGACTGGATGGGCGCGCTGCCCGCCGCGACCCCGCTGACCCGGCTGACGATCCCCGGCACGCACGACTCCGGGGCGCTCTACGGCGGGCTGTACGTGGCCTGCCAGAACATCACCATCGCGGACCAGCTGAACGCGGGCATCCGGTTCCTCGACGTGCGCTGCCGGCTGACGGGCGGCTCCTTCGCCATCCACCACGCGGCCTTCTACCAGAACCTGATGTTCGGCGACGTCCTCGCGGCCTGCTGGAACTTCCTCGCCGCGCACCCCGGCGAGACCGTCCTGATGCGCGTCAAGCAGGAGTACTCCGGCGAGAGCGACGCCGCCTTCCGGGCCGTCTTCGACGACTACCTCGACAACCGGGGCTGGCGCCCGCTGTTCCGCATCGGCGCCGGCCTGCCCTCGCTCGGCGAGGCCCGCGGCAAGGTGGTGCTGCTCGGCGACAACGGCGGCCTGCCCGGCCTGCGCTACGGCGACGGCACGTACTTCGACATCCAGGACGACTACAACGCGGAGCCGTTCGCCAAGCGCGGCAAGATCGAGAACCACTTCCGCAAGGCCGTCCAGCAGCCCGGCCGGCTGTTCGTGAACTACACCAGCACGTCCGCGTACATGCCGCCGCGCTGGAACTCCGACCGCCTCAACCCGCAGGTCCACTCCTTCGTGGCCGGCGGCGAGATGGCCGGCCGGACGGGCCTGGGCGTGGTCCCGATGGACTTCCCGAACACCCGCGGCGGCCTCGTCGAGTCGCTCATCGCCCACAACCCGTTCTAGGCGGGCGTCCGGGCGGGGGCGGCTACGCGATATCCGGCGGCGGGGTCGGCGCGCCCGGCAGGCGCAGCACCGCCTCGGTGCCCGGCCCCGGGTCGGCGGGGCGCAGCTCAGCCGACCCGCCCGCGTGGGTGACGGTACGGGCGACGATGGACAGCCCGAGCCCGCTGCCGGGCAGGGCGCGCGCCGAGGACGAGCGCCAGAACCGGTCGAAGACGTGCGGCAGGTCCTCGGCCGCGATGCCCGGCCCGCGGTCCCGTACGGTCAGCTCGCCGGCGCGCAGGGTCACCTCGACCGCGCCGCCGGGCGGGCTGAACTTCACCGCGTTGTCCAGGACGTTGACCACCGCCCGCTCCAGCGCGGCCGCCTCCCCGCGGACGTACCAGGGATCCAGGTCGGCGGTGATGCGCAGCTCGGGGCCGCGCAGCCGGGCCCGGGACAGCGCGCTCCCGGTGATCTCGTGCAGGGCGACGACCTGGAGCGGGCCGGGTCCGGCCGCGTCCGGCCGGGACAGTTCCTGGAGGTCGCCGATCAGCGCGGCCAGTTCGGTCATCTGCGCCTTCACGGACGCCAGCAGCTCGCGGCGGTCGTCCGGCGGGATGGCCCGCCCGGTGTCCTCGCTGCGGGCGAGCAGCTCGATGTTCGTGCGCAGCGATGTGAGCGGGGTGCGCAGCTCGTGCCCGGCGTCGGCGATCAGCTGGGCCTGCCGGTCCCGGGAGGAGGCGAGGGCGGCCGTCATCTGGTTGAAGGACCGGGACAGGCGGGCGATCTCGTCCTCGCCCTCGTCGGGGATCCGTACGGTGAGGTCCTCGGTGCGGGCGATGTGCTCGACGGCGCCGGTGAGTTCGTCGACGGGCCGCAGCCCGGTGCGGGCCACCCACAGGCCGGCGGCGCCGGCGCCGACCACGCCGATGCCGGAGACGAGGAGCAGCACCCAGGCGAGGGTGGACAGCGGCTTGTCGATGTCGGTGAGCGGCTTGGCCACGGAGATGGCGAACAGCTGCTGCTGGCCGGGCGGCCCGGTGCGCGCGGGCAGTGTGTACACGCGCATGGCGACGCCGTCGGTGGTGGTCACGTCGTGCAGCAGCGCGGGGCGTTCGCCGGCCGCGACCTCCTGGTCGGTCCCGGTGACGGGCAGCGTGGTCTTGCCGCTGACCCAGCAGTGCCTGCCGTCGGCGGAGACGATCTGCACGGTGGCGTTCAGCTCGCCGGCGATCTGCGGCTCCGGCGGGTCCGGCCGCACCACGCAGCCCTCCTGGAGGGCCGTCTTCACCTGGTCGGTCGGGTTGGTCGCGACCAGCGAGGCGTCCAGCTGGTCGCGCAGCTGGGTGCGGACCATGAACCAGCAGACCGCGGCGACGGCCGCCACCGCGACGGCCACCGCGGTGGCCACGAGCAGGGCGAGCCGGGAGCGCAGCGGCAGTGCGCGGAAGCGTCTGAGCGGGCTCACTCGGCGCCGCCGTCGCCGGCGCGCAGCGCGTAGCCGACGCCGCGGACGGTGTGGACCAGGCGCGGCTCGCCGTTCGCCTCGGTCTTGCGGCGCAGGTACATCACGTACACGTCCAGGGAGTTGGAGCTCGGCTCGAAGTCGAAGCCCCATACGGTCTTGAGGATCTGCTCGCGGGTGAGGACCTGGCGGGGGTGCGCGAGGAACATCTCCAGCAGGGTGAACTCGGTACGGGTCAGCTCCACCGGCCGGCCGCCCCGGGTGACCTCGCGGGTGGCCAGGTCCATCCGCAGGTCTGCGAAGGTCAGCACGTCGTCCTGCGCGGCGCCGTCCGCGGTGGGTGCGGTGTACCGGCTGCGGCGCAGCAGCGCCCGGATCCGTGCGAACAGCTCGTCCAGCTCGAAGGGTTTGACCAGGTAGTCGTCGGCGCCCGCGTCGAGCCCGGTGACCCGGTCGCCGACCGTGTCGCGGGCCGTGAGCATGAGGACAGGGGTGACCGACCCGCCCGCGCGCAGCCGGCGGGCGGCCGTCAGCCCGTCCATCCGGGGCATCTGGACGTCCAGCACGATCAGGTCCGGCTCGTACGCGGCCGCCTTGTCGAGCGCGTCGAGTCCGTCCACGGCGGTCTCGGTGCCGTAGCCCTCGAAGGCGAGGCTGCGCCGGAGCGCCTCACGGACGGCGGGCTCGTCGTCGACGATGAGGATGCGCTGGGGGTCGCCTTCGGGGGGTGTCATCGGCCGGCTCGTCTTCCTTGGTCGGGGGGCGCCCGGGCCCTCGGCGCCCGTGCTGCCCGTGGTGTTCCCAGCCTCGCACGGTGGGGTCAGAAGCCGGTGCCGAAGGTGCCGCCGTCGGAACCGGAGTCGGCTGAGTTCCCGGTGCCGTTCGAGCCGCCGGTGCCCGAGCCGCCGTCGCGCAGGTGGTCGAGGTCGGCCTTGATGGTGTTGACGGGGATCGCGAAGCCGAGGCCGACGCTGCCCGCGCCGGAGCCGCCGGTGGCGGGCGAGTAGATCGCCGAGGGCATGCCGACGATCTCGCCGTTCATGTTGATGAGCGCGCCGCCGGAGTTGCCCGGGTTGAGGGAGGCGTCGGTCTGGATGGCCTTGTACGAGGTGGTGTCGGAGCCGGTGTTGCCGTTGAACTGGCGGCCGCCGAAGGAGAACGGCCAGTTCTCGCCGTCGCCGCCGCCCTGGCCGTACGGGTTCTGCTGCTGGTTCTGGCCGTCCTCCGACTTGGGGACGCTGACCTCGCGGTCGAGGGCGGAGACGATGCCGCTGGTGACGGTGCCGGTCAGGCTGTCGGGGGAGCCGATCGCGACGACCTGGTCGCCGACCTTGACCCGGTCGGAGTTGCCGAGGGTGGCGGCCTTGAGTCCTCGGGCGCCCTTCAGCTTGATGAGGGCGAGGTCCTTGTCGGGGTCGGTGCCCACGATCTCGGCCTCGTACTTCTTGCCGTTGCTGAGGGTGACCTGGACGGCGGTGGCGCCGTCGACCACGTGGTTGTTGGTGACGATCTCGCCGTCCGCGGTGATCACGATGCCGGAGCCGACGGCCTGGCCGCCGCCCTTCTTGGTGTCGATGCGCACGACGGACGGGCTGACCTGCTCGGCCACGCCCCGGACGGTGCCGTTGGAGGACTGCGAGACGTTCGTGCCGGCGAAGGCGCCGCCGGTGCCGTTCTTGTCGCCGAACAGCTGCTCGACGCCGGCCGCCGTGGCGCCGCCGATCACCGCGGCGGCGAGGGCCACGGCCGTGAGCAGTGCGACGGGCCGCTTGGCGCGGGCCGGGCGGTCGGCGGGGGCGGCGTGCGCGGGCCCGCCGCCGTGGCCCCCGTGACCGCCGTGGTCTCCGTGACCGCCGTGGTCTCCGTGACCGGGAAGGCTCGAGAGGCCGGAGTGGCCGGTGAGGGTGGCCGGCTGGGGCACGGTCTCCCCCTGGATGACCGGCGCCGGCCGGTCGCCGTGGGCCTCGAACCAGCCGGGCGCGGCCGGCGGGTACGCGGGCGGCGGCGGGTAGCCGCCGGCCTGCGTGTCCTGCGCGAGGCGCTCCCGCCCGCGCTGCCACTGCTCGCCCCAGGGGGCCTGCGGCTGCGGCTGGGTCGGCTCGGTGTGCTGCGGGTCGCCTTCACGGCGGTGGCTGTTGTCGGTCATGTACCCGACTGTGCCGGCCGATCATGAGAGCTTCCTGAGTGCCCGCTGAGAAGCCCGACAGAACCGCGTATGCCCGAAATAAGGGCTGAGGTCCGGCGTCAGGAACTGCTGGCGGGACCGCAGCCGCAGGAGCGGCGGATGACCAGGGCCGACGGGAACTGCTTGAGGCGTTCGCGGCGGGAGCCGGCCACCCGCAGCGCGTCGTCGAGGACCAGGTCGACGGCGGCGCGGGCCATCGCCGGCCGGTCGGAGGCGATCGTGGTGAGGGGCGGGTCCGTGAGGGCCGCTTCCTTCACGTCGTCGAAGCCGGCCACGGCCAGCTCCCCGGGCACGTCGATGCGCAGCTCGCGGGCCGCGCGCAGGACGCCGATCGCCTGGTCGTCGGTGGCGCAGAAGATCGCCGGCGGCCGGTCGGGGCGGGCCAGCACCTCCAGCGCGACCCGGTAGGCGTCGTACCGGTTGTACGGGGCCTCGAAGAGCCGGCCCTCGACCGAGCGGCCGGACTCCAGCATGGCCCGCCGCCAGCCCTCGACGTGGTCGGCGACCGGGTCGCCGACCGACGGGGTGTTCTCGACGCCGCCGATGCAGGCCACGTACTCGTGCCCGTGTTCCAGCAGGTGCCGGGTGGCGAGCTGGGCGCCGCCGATGTCGTCGGTGACGACGGCGACGTCGTCGATCGCCTCGGGCCGCTCGTGCAGCAGCACGATCCGCGCGTCCCACGCCTCGATCTCGCTGGCCGCGCGTTCGCTCATGCCCTGGCTGACCAGGATCAGCCCGGAGACCCGCATGCCGAGGAACGCGCGCAGGTAGTGCACCTCGCGCTCGTCCCGGTAGTCGGAGTTCCCGACCAGGACCATCTTCCCGCGCTCGGCGGCGGCCTGCTCGACCGCGTGTGCCATCTCCGCGAAGAACGGCTGCCGGGCATCGGGGACGATCATGCCTATGAGGTCGGTGCGGCGCGAGGCCATGGCCTGCGCCACCCGGTCGGGCCGGTATCCCAGTTCCTTGATGGCGCCGAGTACGCGCTCGCGGGTGGCCGGGGCAACCGGCCGGGGTCCGTTGTTGATCACGTAGCTCACGACGGCGGTAGAGGTACCCGCCAGTCGCGCCACGTCGTCCCGCGTCACCTTGGCCACGCGCGAAAGTCTACGCGGGGTGACCTACCTCTGGGCAGGGCGTCCTGCGGTTCGGACGATCACCGGCTTGTCCTCCGTGCGGGTGATGGCCTCGGCGGCCCGGGTGACGGCCTTCGTACGGGCTTCCTCGGCCGCCCGTTCGACCTTCTCCGGCGTGACGAAGCGGTAGCCGACGTTGCGCACGGTGCCGATCAGGGACTCGTGCTCGGGGCCGAGCTTCGCGCGCAGCCGCCGTACGTGGACGTCCACCGTGCGGGTGCCGCCGAAGTAGTCGTACCCCCACACCTCCTGGAGGAGCTGGGCCCGGGTGAAGACCCGGCCCGGGTGCTGGGCGAGGTACTTGAGCAGCTCGAACTCCTTGAAGGTCAGGTCCAGGACCCGCCCCTTCAGCTTGGCGGAGTACGTCGCCTCGTCGACCGACAGGTCGCCGTTGCGGATCTCCATGGGGGAGTCGTCCGAGCCGATCTGCTGGCGGCCGGTCGCGAGCCGGAGCCGGGCCTCGACCTCGGCGGGCCCCGCGGTGTCGAGAAGGACGTCGTCGATGCCCCAGTCGGCGGTGACGGCGGCGAGGCCGCCCTCGGTGACGACCAGGATCAGCGGACAGCCGGGCCCCGTGGAGCGCAGCAGCTGGCACAGGGAGCGGACCTGCGGGAGGTCGCGGCGGCCGTCGACGAGGATCACGTCGGCCCCGGGGGTGTCCACCAGGGCCGGGCCCTCGGCGGGTGCCACCCGTACGTTGTGCAGCAGCAGGCCGAGTGCGGGCAGCACCTCGGTCGACGGCTGGAGGGCGTTGGTCAGCAGCAGCAGAGAACTCATCGCCGGCCACCTGCCCTGCTGGTCGGATGTTCGTCGTAAACGGTTCGCTGGCCCATCACGTCGGTTCCTCCTCGGTCCCGTCGAGGACTTGCGCGGCACTGCTTCGTACGGTTTCGCGTTCCCCGCGCCCTGGGGTCCGCATGGTTACCACTGTTCGCACTGTGTTCAACGTGCTGAAAGCACAAAAGGACCCGGGGGCTACGTTGCCCGGATCCTCTGCCCAGCAGAATAGCCCACTCGGCTTCCGGGGCGGAGGGCGTTCGCGGGCTCTTTCTGTCGGCTCGGTCACGTACGGCCGTCCGGGCGGCGCCCGCTGAACCGTCCCGGGGGTGGCAGGCGTCATCATGGAGGCCTGTGCGCGCCCGTCGGGCGGGACGAAAGGAGCTGCTGTGGCAGCGGGAACCATCCGCTACTGGGCGGCGGCCAAGGCCGCGGCCGGGACCGCGGAGGAGCCGTACTCCGCCGAGACACTGGCCGAGGCCCTCGACGCGGTCCGCGACCGGCACCCGGGGGAGCTGACCACGGTCCTCAAGCGCTGCTCCTTCCTGGTCGACAGCGACCCCGTGGGC
It contains:
- a CDS encoding response regulator transcription factor, whose product is MSSLLLLTNALQPSTEVLPALGLLLHNVRVAPAEGPALVDTPGADVILVDGRRDLPQVRSLCQLLRSTGPGCPLILVVTEGGLAAVTADWGIDDVLLDTAGPAEVEARLRLATGRQQIGSDDSPMEIRNGDLSVDEATYSAKLKGRVLDLTFKEFELLKYLAQHPGRVFTRAQLLQEVWGYDYFGGTRTVDVHVRRLRAKLGPEHESLIGTVRNVGYRFVTPEKVERAAEEARTKAVTRAAEAITRTEDKPVIVRTAGRPAQR
- a CDS encoding MoaD/ThiS family protein, with amino-acid sequence MAAGTIRYWAAAKAAAGTAEEPYSAETLAEALDAVRDRHPGELTTVLKRCSFLVDSDPVGTRRHDTVRLTEGGTVEVLPPFAGG